The Fundidesulfovibrio magnetotacticus genome has a window encoding:
- a CDS encoding DsrE family protein — protein MSKFLFVLSRGPEDVTRSVRAFFLAKVAANKGHEVTVFLLDEAVYWTNLGMAEKVRIPTGDALIDQIKELRAKNVRFLVCKPCADVRLIHEDDLPAGFEISTAAVLIDMADEAKVFSF, from the coding sequence ATGAGCAAATTTCTTTTCGTGTTGTCGCGTGGGCCGGAAGACGTCACCCGCTCCGTGCGCGCCTTCTTCCTGGCCAAGGTGGCGGCCAATAAGGGACACGAGGTGACGGTGTTCCTGCTGGACGAGGCCGTCTACTGGACCAACCTGGGCATGGCCGAAAAGGTGCGCATCCCCACCGGGGACGCCCTCATCGACCAGATCAAGGAACTCAGGGCAAAAAACGTGCGCTTCCTGGTGTGCAAGCCCTGCGCGGACGTCCGCCTGATCCACGAAGACGACCTGCCCGCTGGGTTCGAGATCAGCACCGCCGCGGTGCTCATCGACATGGCCGACGAAGCCAAGGTCTTCAGCTTCTGA
- a CDS encoding CHASE2 domain-containing protein → MDKRRVLSLTAVVCLTLAATLAGTGLGLLGNLDRWCWDVHHLLTGKRHEPSSTLIVALDAEALAAFPDTPLAFFGPHYALAIERLREAGAACTALDVHLGITPEQWLRTLGTDQVPDALLDYDQTFDQALAGGRVLLAVRPVRGRGELPVPFPAREYMDALPGKLASLGLTNLLRDPDNAVRRMVAAHEGLRAAPEGQPLPPGWETPHPWWTLAALAVRTAGNHENLPALRAPNWSEPAPVAWCGPPGTVPRLSLAALTRPRGLTPEEKRLVAGRIAFVGAEFEGAGDRLPTPYSRNFLWLGHRDMTGAEIHANIAETILHPGRMAFVPLWAAGLCWLPFLTAGAMACDRAGALGRKGVRAGLVVAAWGLGFALFLCGWLFPVAGLVTGLGMVFTSVSGMRMTRAERAAASTSAKGKGGRTS, encoded by the coding sequence TTGGACAAGCGCCGCGTTCTGTCCCTGACCGCCGTGGTCTGCCTCACCCTGGCCGCAACCCTGGCCGGGACGGGCTTGGGCCTGCTGGGCAACCTGGACCGCTGGTGCTGGGACGTGCACCACCTGCTCACCGGCAAGCGCCACGAGCCCTCCTCCACGCTCATCGTGGCCCTGGACGCCGAGGCCCTGGCGGCCTTCCCGGACACACCCCTGGCCTTCTTCGGCCCCCACTACGCCCTGGCCATCGAGCGCCTGCGCGAGGCCGGGGCCGCCTGCACGGCCCTGGACGTGCACCTGGGCATCACCCCCGAGCAGTGGCTGCGCACCCTGGGGACGGATCAAGTCCCCGACGCCCTGCTCGACTACGACCAGACCTTCGACCAGGCCCTGGCCGGAGGCCGCGTGCTCCTGGCCGTGCGGCCCGTGCGCGGCCGGGGCGAACTTCCCGTGCCCTTCCCGGCAAGGGAATACATGGACGCTCTGCCCGGCAAGCTCGCGAGCCTGGGCCTCACCAACCTTCTGCGAGACCCCGACAACGCCGTGCGCCGCATGGTGGCCGCCCACGAGGGCCTGCGCGCCGCACCGGAGGGCCAGCCCCTCCCCCCGGGCTGGGAAACCCCGCACCCGTGGTGGACCCTGGCCGCCCTGGCCGTGCGCACCGCCGGGAACCACGAGAACCTCCCGGCGCTCCGGGCCCCGAACTGGAGCGAGCCCGCGCCCGTGGCCTGGTGCGGTCCGCCGGGGACCGTGCCCCGGCTCTCCCTGGCGGCGCTCACCCGTCCCCGGGGGCTCACCCCGGAGGAGAAACGCCTCGTTGCCGGACGCATCGCCTTCGTGGGCGCCGAGTTCGAGGGCGCGGGCGACCGCCTGCCCACCCCCTACTCCCGGAACTTCCTCTGGCTGGGCCACCGCGACATGACCGGCGCGGAAATCCACGCCAACATCGCCGAGACCATCCTGCATCCCGGCCGCATGGCCTTCGTGCCCCTGTGGGCGGCCGGGCTTTGTTGGCTGCCCTTCCTGACGGCCGGGGCCATGGCCTGCGACAGGGCGGGGGCGCTGGGGCGCAAGGGGGTTCGCGCCGGGCTGGTCGTCGCGGCGTGGGGTCTGGGCTTCGCACTCTTCCTGTGCGGCTGGCTCTTTCCCGTGGCGGGGCTTGTCACGGGGCTCGGGATGGTGTTCACCAGCGTGAGCGGCATGCGCATGACGCGCGCCGAACGCGCCGCCGCGTCAACGTCCGCCAAAGGGAAAGGAGGCAGGACATCATGA
- a CDS encoding glycosyltransferase family 2 protein, producing MSALNEGMVRTARLSGPPLEGFALYGFLYVWNEADIIEASVRNLFLQGCDRVFLVDHASDDATAALAQAQGAQLFSTHAERFFEESAKVLLANRCMAEVSARSGLEHVWWLFTDADEFPHGPGGRTVRGYLEELPGNYRVVGSRVLEHAPDAGAFAPGTNPVARYPRARPDPVAHCPAGHLKHQLLRFDRDAPPLYTGPGYHIFASDACPLPEPESSLVVHHFPHRAPAVTAARLKRILEENRLKRMLRDWNDPAKAGKGAAGETGRIEKDLHHWHARLRDLKKTYRLHETLPLWTELVPPEDAVMAGWEEPQDSRRVPRP from the coding sequence GTGTCCGCGCTCAACGAAGGCATGGTGCGCACGGCCCGGCTCTCGGGTCCGCCTCTGGAGGGTTTCGCCCTTTACGGATTCCTCTACGTCTGGAACGAAGCGGACATCATCGAGGCCTCGGTGCGCAACCTCTTCCTCCAGGGCTGCGACCGCGTGTTCCTGGTGGACCACGCCAGCGACGACGCCACTGCGGCCCTCGCCCAGGCCCAGGGGGCACAGCTCTTCAGCACCCACGCCGAGCGCTTCTTCGAGGAGAGCGCCAAGGTGCTCCTGGCCAACCGCTGCATGGCCGAGGTGAGCGCGCGAAGCGGCCTGGAGCACGTCTGGTGGCTCTTCACGGACGCCGACGAATTCCCCCACGGCCCGGGCGGCAGGACGGTGCGCGGCTACCTGGAAGAGCTGCCGGGGAACTACCGGGTGGTGGGCTCCCGCGTGCTGGAGCACGCCCCGGACGCCGGGGCCTTCGCACCCGGGACCAACCCCGTGGCCCGCTACCCCCGCGCCCGGCCCGACCCCGTGGCCCACTGCCCCGCCGGGCACCTGAAACACCAGCTCCTGCGCTTCGACCGGGACGCCCCGCCCCTCTACACGGGGCCCGGCTACCACATCTTCGCCAGCGACGCCTGCCCGCTCCCGGAGCCGGAGAGTTCCCTGGTGGTGCACCACTTCCCGCACCGCGCCCCGGCGGTCACGGCGGCGCGGCTCAAGCGCATCCTGGAGGAGAACCGGCTCAAGCGCATGCTGCGCGACTGGAACGATCCGGCGAAAGCGGGAAAAGGGGCTGCGGGCGAGACCGGGCGCATCGAGAAGGACCTGCACCACTGGCACGCCCGCCTGCGCGACCTCAAGAAGACCTACCGCCTCCACGAGACCCTGCCCCTCTGGACCGAACTCGTCCCGCCGGAGGACGCCGTGATGGCTGGCTGGGAAGAGCCGCAAGACTCAAGACGAGTGCCGCGACCGTGA
- a CDS encoding glycosyl transferase — translation MTQPPAVLVSVITPSRGDRPEALAQAAASLDAAVARAQALGLALPGQVEWLVGFDGVKGRRPATSTPARFVDFPRSGNFGNAIREALIRQARGSHLMFLDDDNAYLENALESFLPHLDAEMVIARVDVTRTFPGPVIPVRGNAQDVVRQGNVDPLCLCISRELVAVRCRGWGGEGGYESDFLNIRRYHRRARSVRLLEDVVGVYDAGRGLDRDGMNPRQQTREQGG, via the coding sequence ATGACCCAGCCCCCCGCCGTGCTCGTGAGCGTGATCACCCCCAGCCGGGGAGACCGGCCCGAGGCCCTGGCTCAGGCCGCCGCCAGCCTGGACGCCGCCGTGGCCCGCGCCCAGGCCCTGGGCCTGGCCCTGCCCGGGCAGGTGGAGTGGCTGGTGGGCTTCGACGGCGTGAAGGGTCGGCGGCCCGCCACGTCCACTCCGGCCCGCTTCGTGGACTTCCCCAGGTCCGGCAACTTCGGCAACGCCATCCGGGAAGCGCTCATCAGGCAGGCCCGGGGCTCGCACCTGATGTTCCTGGACGACGACAACGCCTACCTGGAAAACGCCCTGGAGAGCTTCCTCCCGCACCTGGACGCGGAGATGGTCATCGCCCGCGTGGACGTGACCCGGACCTTTCCCGGGCCGGTGATTCCCGTGCGGGGGAACGCGCAGGATGTGGTGCGCCAAGGCAACGTGGACCCCCTGTGCCTGTGCATCTCGCGCGAGCTGGTGGCGGTGCGCTGCCGGGGCTGGGGGGGGGAGGGGGGCTACGAGTCGGACTTCCTGAACATCCGGCGCTACCACCGCCGGGCGCGCTCGGTGCGCCTGCTGGAGGACGTGGTGGGGGTCTACGACGCGGGCCGGGGACTGGACCGGGACGGCATGAACCCCCGCCAGCAGACCCGGGAGCAGGGCGGCTAG
- a CDS encoding SH3 domain-containing protein — translation MRAPALAVLLALCLSLPQAPAALAQDFCSVPEYPKAEARFVVDNDNNLRQWGGADYAKAPVIGKLDAGDMVRLLSLDGRWARVRTRDGKEGWVNAKCLAPYETFVTGKSAAGNYEGLIGCGPDERVKLLKVDLDGDGRPETLRLTCESGNGCSNYFLDVLSPEGKTLFAGPREGLSYFIFCSCNAGEYLPETFFDLDGDGRKEMILLHPRSDVSPTPVEAFRFNGSGFDHVLVNKGFFGSKAEPDFLRATDYPKDPNFEPFRYLYGLKVDDKGRLIASIAGPGAAGEAEVRYTPEGFRVVRWTAPYKKW, via the coding sequence ATGCGTGCGCCCGCCCTGGCCGTTCTTCTCGCGCTCTGTCTGAGCCTTCCCCAGGCCCCCGCAGCCCTCGCCCAGGATTTCTGTTCCGTCCCCGAGTACCCCAAGGCCGAGGCCCGCTTCGTTGTGGACAACGACAACAACCTGCGCCAGTGGGGCGGAGCGGACTACGCCAAGGCCCCGGTGATCGGGAAGCTCGACGCCGGGGACATGGTGCGCCTGCTCTCCCTGGATGGACGCTGGGCGCGCGTGCGCACCCGCGATGGCAAGGAGGGCTGGGTGAACGCCAAGTGCCTGGCCCCCTACGAGACGTTCGTCACCGGCAAGAGCGCGGCCGGGAACTACGAAGGGCTCATCGGCTGCGGCCCCGACGAACGCGTGAAGCTCCTTAAGGTGGACCTCGACGGCGACGGCAGGCCCGAAACCCTGCGCCTGACCTGCGAATCCGGCAACGGCTGTTCCAACTACTTCCTGGACGTGCTCTCGCCCGAGGGCAAGACGCTCTTCGCCGGGCCGCGCGAGGGCCTCTCGTACTTCATCTTCTGCAGCTGCAACGCCGGAGAATATCTGCCCGAAACCTTCTTCGACCTGGACGGCGACGGCCGCAAGGAGATGATCCTGCTCCACCCGCGCAGCGACGTGAGCCCCACCCCCGTGGAGGCGTTCCGCTTCAACGGGAGCGGCTTCGACCACGTGCTCGTCAACAAGGGCTTCTTCGGCTCCAAGGCGGAGCCGGACTTCCTGCGCGCCACGGACTACCCGAAGGACCCCAATTTCGAGCCCTTCCGCTACCTCTACGGGCTCAAGGTGGACGACAAGGGGCGGCTCATCGCCTCCATCGCCGGGCCGGGCGCGGCGGGCGAGGCCGAGGTGCGCTACACCCCCGAGGGGTTCCGCGTGGTGCGCTGGACCGCCCCCTACAAGAAGTGGTGA
- a CDS encoding nucleoside 2-deoxyribosyltransferase, whose amino-acid sequence MATIYLAGPLFCGPRQAWHRAVKARIETETGHAVIWPFELFTQEAIEAWGQDAPRQVMTHCRDALAACSLVVALLDGTQVDDGTAWEIGFAHARCITVLGVRTDSRNVGDVPGAVVNSMIHASCETIVRGVDDLVALLRKY is encoded by the coding sequence ATGGCAACCATCTATCTCGCCGGTCCCCTCTTCTGCGGCCCCCGGCAGGCCTGGCATCGCGCCGTGAAGGCCCGCATCGAAACCGAGACCGGGCACGCCGTCATCTGGCCCTTCGAACTCTTCACGCAGGAGGCCATCGAGGCCTGGGGCCAGGACGCCCCGCGCCAGGTGATGACCCATTGCCGCGACGCCCTGGCAGCCTGCTCCCTGGTGGTGGCCCTGCTGGACGGCACGCAGGTGGACGACGGCACGGCCTGGGAGATCGGTTTCGCCCACGCGCGCTGCATCACGGTGCTCGGCGTGCGCACCGACTCGCGCAACGTGGGCGACGTGCCCGGGGCCGTGGTCAATTCCATGATCCATGCAAGCTGCGAGACCATCGTGCGCGGCGTGGACGATCTGGTGGCTCTGCTTCGGAAGTACTGA